The following coding sequences lie in one Rutidosis leptorrhynchoides isolate AG116_Rl617_1_P2 chromosome 6, CSIRO_AGI_Rlap_v1, whole genome shotgun sequence genomic window:
- the LOC139855707 gene encoding protein LURP-one-related 15-like isoform X1: MQIQSSFYHTSTMGHGEDCTTFPKVIGPICVVGPQFVCSQYLDMFTGKKLSDGIFGVTDVNGNLMFKIIGKSLSLHGRRILVDAAGNRILTFQKKLTSPRKTWLCFRGDNTDYRHYLFTVKQSNGAQYKTLLDVFLASNRNQDVADFKVRGNWLEKRCAVFAGESTATAAEMNKNHNVLTLCGEDAYIVKVYPNVDCAFIVALMVILNEIYEV, encoded by the exons ATGCAAATACAATCATCTTTCTATCACACTAGCACAATGGGGCATGGTGAGGATTGTACAACTTTTCCTAAAGTTATTGGGCCGATTTGTGTTGTAGGCCCACAGTTTGTATGTTCACAATATTTAGATATGTTCACGGGAAAAAAACTGTCAGATGGAATATTTGGTGTGACTGATGTTAACGGAAATTTGATGTTCAAAATCATTGGGAAGTCATTGAGTCTTCATGGTAGACGTATCTtggttgatgctgctggtaaccgTATCCTCACTTTTCAAAAAAAG TTAACAAGTCCTCGAAAAACATGGCTATGCTTTAGAGGTGATAATACAGACTATAGACACTATTTGTTCACCGTTAAACAATCAAATGGAGCTCAATACAAGACTTTACTTGATGTGTTCTTGGCCTCTAATAGAAACCAAGATGTTGCTGACTTCAAAGTCAGAGGCAATTGGTTGGAGAAACGTTGTGCCGTTTTTGCTGGCGAGAGTACAGCTACTGCTGCGGAG ATGAACAAGAATCACAACGTTCTAACCTTGTGCGGTGAAGACGCTTATATTGTTAAGGTGTATCCTAATGTTGATTGTGCATTTATCGTTGCGCTCATGGTAATTCTCAACGAGATATATGAAGTTTAA
- the LOC139855707 gene encoding protein LURP-one-related 15-like isoform X2, producing MFTGKKLSDGIFGVTDVNGNLMFKIIGKSLSLHGRRILVDAAGNRILTFQKKLTSPRKTWLCFRGDNTDYRHYLFTVKQSNGAQYKTLLDVFLASNRNQDVADFKVRGNWLEKRCAVFAGESTATAAEMNKNHNVLTLCGEDAYIVKVYPNVDCAFIVALMVILNEIYEV from the exons ATGTTCACGGGAAAAAAACTGTCAGATGGAATATTTGGTGTGACTGATGTTAACGGAAATTTGATGTTCAAAATCATTGGGAAGTCATTGAGTCTTCATGGTAGACGTATCTtggttgatgctgctggtaaccgTATCCTCACTTTTCAAAAAAAG TTAACAAGTCCTCGAAAAACATGGCTATGCTTTAGAGGTGATAATACAGACTATAGACACTATTTGTTCACCGTTAAACAATCAAATGGAGCTCAATACAAGACTTTACTTGATGTGTTCTTGGCCTCTAATAGAAACCAAGATGTTGCTGACTTCAAAGTCAGAGGCAATTGGTTGGAGAAACGTTGTGCCGTTTTTGCTGGCGAGAGTACAGCTACTGCTGCGGAG ATGAACAAGAATCACAACGTTCTAACCTTGTGCGGTGAAGACGCTTATATTGTTAAGGTGTATCCTAATGTTGATTGTGCATTTATCGTTGCGCTCATGGTAATTCTCAACGAGATATATGAAGTTTAA